One region of Eupeodes corollae chromosome 1, idEupCoro1.1, whole genome shotgun sequence genomic DNA includes:
- the LOC129947833 gene encoding uncharacterized protein LOC129947833, with the protein MKHRDSWYIEENGFNSNRPRPVRLSRQTQENFYPFILTVRDLGEDKCCLGIQIKTSPQKIQLSQSGYIEDVLKRFGMENSKPVATPTFIDRRLLNDSARSTEDQYEKPYRELLGELMYLALAKRPDIAYSVSALS; encoded by the coding sequence ATGAAACATCGAGATTCATGGTATATTGAAGAAAACGGGTTTAATTCCAACAGACCTCGACCCGTGCGTTTATCACGACAAACACAAGAGAACTTTTATCCTTTTATCCTTACTGTACGAGACCTTGGAGAAGACAAATGCTGCCTAGGCATTCAAATCAAAACTTCACCACAAAAGATACAACTATCGCAGAGTGGATATATCGAAGACGTCTTGAAAAGATTTGGAATGGAAAACAGTAAACCAGTCGCCACTCCCACGTTTATTGATCGAAGACTTTTAAATGACAGCGCACGCTCCACCGAAGACCAATATGAGAAACCTTATCGAGAGCTACTGGGAGAGTTGATGTACCTTGCTCTGGCAAAGCGCCCTGACATTGCATACTCCGTAAGTGCGCTTAGCTGA